CTTCCGATATAGTGACCAAAATGATTTGGCCTTTGAAACGAACCTCGCGAAACACAGATTCGGTTCTGTCGGCGGTGGATACTTTGATTTCATAGTATCCTGGTTCGGGAAATCGAAGTTTGGCGATCCCTTCTTCGTTGGAAACCGCACTTGTTTTTCCTTTTTTAGAAATGACTACGGCATTTGATACTGGTTTTCCGGAATTGGATTTTACAATTTGAAAAACAATTTCGATATTACCATCTGCAAAGGCTGGCTGATACCCACCTAACAATACGAGAAATATATATAAATGGAAACGCGGATTTTTCATTTAGGAGAGGGGATCAAACTTTCGGCAATTCGATATAATTCGTCCAATGACTTTTTGTCATCAAGCAAACGATACCCTTGTAAAACCCCTTCATAGACAAAGAATAGATGTTTGGCGAGTAAACGACAATCTACTTTAGAATTTAAATAGCCATTTTCTTTCGATCCTTCCAGATACTCAGCTAACAATTCGATTGTCCTATGTGCGATTTCCTCAATTTCTTTCTGAATTTCCACCTCATCCGGTGCAATTTGTGCCCGAAAGTTTGCCATCCCACATCCGAAAAGTTGTGATAACCGAGCCTCCCGAGAAAGAATCCGAACCCAGGCCTTCACAAATTCCAATGGTTTTGGATTTCGTTTCATAAGTGATTTCAGAAGGGTTAGATTTTCATTCGAATACATCCGAATCACTTCTTTTCCTAACATTTCCTTAGAAGCAAAATGTTGGTAGAGGCTCGCTTTGACTGTTTTTGCTTCCTCTACAATTTGATTGAGTCCGGTCCCCGAATACCCTTGTTTTAAAAAGAGCTGGCGACTGACTTGGAGGAGGCGTACGCGTGTGGGTTCTTTTTTCATATCCCTTACAAATTCCGAAAAAAGCAGAAACTATGCAAACAATATACCAACCGGTATGTATGAAATGTTCTTGCAAATACATACCGACTGGTATGTATGTTTAGAATTAGGGAGAATCCAAATGAACACAGAACTCATTTCGTTCCATACTACCGCGGCCTCTGTATCGGAAGCCTTGGAAACTAGACATAGCATTAGAGAATACCTTTCGAAACCAATCCCGGAAGATGTTTTACAAAGGATATTTAGCAGAGCATTACGTACCCCTAGTTGGAAAAATTCCCAACCCTGGAAAGTACATATTGTGAATGGAACGAAACGAGAGGAATTGTCCAAAGAATTGGTCGAAACAGCACGCAAGGCCCCACCGAGACCAGATACAAGTTGGCCGGAATCTTATCCCAGTGATGCCAAAAGACGAATGTTTGATTTGGGAATGAAAATCTATGAAGCAGCAGGAATTGAAAGAAAGGATAAAGACGCTCGGAATGAATTTATGTTGCGTAACTTTACATTCTTTGGCGCACCCACTGCTGTTTTTATTACAAGCAAATTTGAACTTAACTATTATGTAGGAATCGACATGGGTTGTTTTCTCCAATCAGTACTCTTACTTGCAAGAGAAGAAGGATTAGGAACTTGTGCCCAAGCAGCACTTGGATCTTTTCCTGATGTGGTGAGAAGTTCACTCTCGTTACCACAAGAAGAAAAGGTGATTTTGGGATTGAGCATTGGATATCCAAAACCGGATTCGGAACTGAACCGTTACCACACTCCGAGGGAATCAGCCAAAGATTTAATTCATTTCTACTAAAAAATCATTTCTGATTCGGAGAGTTTGGTATATGATAATCCGACTCTAAAAAATACGAGCAGCAGGGGCAATATGGATTCAAAAACTTTTTGGAATGAACGTTATGCGAGTGAAGACTATGTTTATGGGAAGGATCCGAACGATTTTTTACGCACTCGTCTGCCAAATTTAAAAAAAGGAAGGATCCTTTTTCCTTGTGAGGGAGAAGGAAGGAATGCCGTATTTGCTGCGGGTCTAGGTTGGGATGTATTTGCCTTTGACCAATCGGAGGAAGGAAAACAAAAAGCTACCGCACTCGCTAAAGAAAAAAATGTAACCTTTCATTATGAGATTTCTGATGCTCTGACTTATCCTTACGCTCCTGAACAAATGGATATGGTGGCTTTGATTTATTGCCACTTTCATAAATCGATTCGAACTACCGTACATAGGAATTGTGTTAGGACTTTGAAACCTGGTGGAATTTTGTTATTAGAAGCTTTTTCACCTGACCAGTTACAATTTACCTCTGGTGGTCCCAAAGATCTGGACATGTTATACAATCTAAAGGATTTACGTATGGACTTTTCAGAAATGAACATTGAATACGAAGAAGCTTTGGAGATTGAACTAAACGAAAGTCCGTTCCATAGAGGAAAGGCCGCCATCGTCCGACTAGTTTTACGAAAAATCTAAGTTAGTTTTTTCTTTCAACTTCTGAAATCCATGATTCTCTTTCTTCGGAAGAAGAGGGAGAAATAGTTTCATGAAGGTATTCATTTCGTTTTTATTGGTAGCAGTATTCTTTTTACAATGTTCCGGCCAACAAGTAAAGTATGCAGAATTGAAACAGTCTTATCCAAAAGTAAATTGGGAAGTCCGTAGAACCGAAGCAGTCAAACTCCTTTCTGATCTATTAAAAATCCCTTCTGTTCGTGGAAATGAAATTCAGGTGGCAAAGTACATCCAAGCAGTTCTGACAAAAGAAGGAATCCCTTCTCGTTTTGTCTTTGATCCCAAATTTCCCGCAAGACCTAATTTAATCGCCGAATTACCAGCAACCATTCCCAATCCAGAGCCAGGAATCATCCTCGCAAACCACTTGGACACAGTAGAGTTCGATACCAAAGAATGGAAAGTAGCACCACTTTCAGGATCTGTCAGTGAAGGCCGTGTGTGGGGACGTGGTGCGATTGACATGAAGGGAATGGCTGTGATGGAATTACTCGCCTTTCTTGAGATCAAACGTTCTGGAATTCCTAGAACAAGAAAAATTATGTATTTGGCCCTTGCAGATGAAGAATCAGGATCTGTGTTAGGTGGAAAATACATGACTTCAAAACAAAAACATGTTTTTGACGGTTACGAGTATGCCATCAATGAAGGTGGCGTCGCGACAAGAGACATCGTAATTCCTGGTGCCACTATCTTTAACATTCAATATGCGGAGAAAGGAAATATCTGGTTACGTGCAAAAATCACGGGAACGAGTGGTCATGGTTCTTCGCCCCCTAATCAATACCCTGCTCTTTCCTTGATCCAGTTTTTTAACGAAGTACGGGAATTAGAATCTGATATTCGCATAACAGCTGAAACAGATGCATTCTTTTATCAACTAGGAACCATCAGCTCATTCCCAAAATCATTTTTTTTGAAAAACGCAAGAAATCCTTTGATTAAACCTTTGCTACATTCAACGATTCGAAGTAATCGCCACCTAACAGCAATGACAACCAATACCAAATCCATAACTGGGTTTCGTACCACAGAAGGTGAAGGTGGAGAAAATGTAATCGCAGGAGAAGCTTCTGGCAGATTGGACATCCGAACGTTACCTGGTGTGGATATAATAGAATTCTCTAATAAGGTAAAAACAATTGCAGAAAAGTACAAAGCAGAGATCACTTTTACAGATATCAATCCGACAGACGTGTCTCCCATCAATACAAAGTTTTTTAGTACTTTGGCTGCCGTATCGGTGAATAAATTTCCCAACAGTACAGTGACGCCATTTCTTTCTCCAGGAAAAACGGATAATTCTTACCTACGGCGTGTAGGGATTAAAGCTTACGGACTTATTCCCGCAGTTCTCAAAACGGAAGATATTGATGGGATGCATGGAAAGAATGAAAATATGACAATTGATAATTTGGAACTGGGTACAAAGATTCTTTTTGAGACCTTAGTAGAGATGAATCAGTAGAGGGAAAAGGTTTCGTAGAAACTTGTAGTTTTCTTAATTTTTCATTGAGTTTTTACTTTGGCTAGTTTTACCCATTCGGATAAAGCAAGCTCGACTAGCACGGAGTAAGCGAGGCCTTGTGTCGAAGTGAGTAAGACGTTGTTATGCGACGTGAGGTAAGTCAGTTTAATATTACTGTTCTTTTAGTTTTCCAGTAACATATTGATGCAAAATACTTGAAACTAGAGTTTGATATGGAATTCCTATTTCAAGAGCCTTTGTTTTTAATAATTGAATATCTTTTCCCGCAATTCGAATATTCATTCTTTTGTCTTTGGCTAAAGTATTTTTTGCTGCAATTTTAAACTTATTTAAATAGCTTTTTTTATTTGAAACAGACTTCCATTCGTTTTTTTCAAAAGATAATTCTAATTCTTTTTCTTCATCCGTAAGTTTAAGTTTCATGTATGTTCACCTCTGGAAAATATATTTTAGTGTGTTTTCGTGAAGGATATGCAGTTTTTAAAAAGAATGAATTTTCGTTTTCAATTGCAGGGACAATCCAGACATAATTATCAATATTAATTACTATAATTATTTGGTTCGGATACTTTTTACTATTTGGATGTTCTAAGATATCTAGTATAGCTCCTGCTTCAATTTCGATGACTATTCTTTCGAAGGAAATATTTCGCTGAGTACTGAGTAGTTTGTTTTTCTCATTATCCCAATCAAAAATCACATATATAATTATAGACTCGTGTGTGCCTTTTGTCAATACGTTATTTTTTAGTAAATAATCAAATTTTTACCACATGTCGCATAACAATTTACAAACGCACGATTCACTTCATTCGTTAGTTGGCCTTTTTATTTTAGCGAACCTAGATATTTGAGAATTCCCTCTTCTCCCCGTTCTTCGGCAAGTTCCGCCACGCTGATCCCACCCACTGTTTTGACTTTGGTTTCTGCACCGGCCGCCACTAACATTTTGACCAAGTCCAAATTCCCACGATATACAGCACGGTAGAGGGCTGTTTCCCCTGTCGTATTGCGAAGATTGACATTCGCACCTTTTTGGATTAAAAATTTTGCGATCGCCAGTTCTTCTTCGTCCACAGCTTTGATTAGGCAGGAATTTCCTAAGGAATCCTTGGCATTAATGGAAACCCCTTCTGCTAAAAGCTCTTTAACTAGTTCTAAGTTTCCTTTTTCAAGGGCCTGGAAGAGGCGTAGTTCCCGACTCATAGGAGCTTTCACTACAGTTTCATCTTCGATACAAGAGAAACTGAATCCAACCAGTAACAAAAAAATGACGAAGGAAGGGGTTTGGATTAAAAATCGGCTGGATAGAAATTGTAACATCGGTTTTAGTCTAATGGTTTAACTATGAAACGTCGATCCATTTTTCCAACCAGTTTCCAGTTCCTTACCATTTTGGGTATGAGTCTATTTTCTATATCTTGCCTCTCCATCATTAGCCCAGGGGAAGTTGGACTCATGTGGCGGCCCTATAGCACTGGTCTTAGCCAGAAACCCTTGGAGTCCCGGGTCCAAACCTATATGCCTTGGAACAGTGTTTACGTCTACTCAATCCAATGGATGAGCCACCAAGAGAAAGTGGAGGTACTGACGAGGGATGATTTAACAATTACGGTCAGTGCGGCGATCATCATCCGACCGATCCAAAACGAAATTTATGAATTAGAAATGGAGATTGGCAGGGACTATTATGAAAAGGTAGTTAAACCTCAATTTCGAACTGCCATTAGAAATATTCTCTCTGCTTACAACATGGTATCTATCTCTAAAGAGACACCAAATGTTTCGGCTCAAATTAAAAAGTCTCTCGCAGAAAAGTTAAAAGACAAACATGTCGAAATAGATGATGTGATTATAGATGATGTTGAATATAGTCCTTCGATTTTGAAAGCAATTGAAAGTAAACTCACCAAACAACAAGAACAGGAACAAATGAAGTTCGAAATTAACATTGCCAAACGCGATGCGGAAATCCAGCAAATCTCAGCTGAGGGTAGATCCAAAGCCGTACTCATTGAAGCCGAAGCGCAAGCAAAAGCTCAAAGGATGATTTCAGAATCTTTGACACCTAAGTACATTCAATTGAAGGCAATGGAGAACCCCAATAACAAATTGATCTTTGTACCGAATGGAAAGGATGGTTTGCCAATCATAGTGAATGCAGATGGGAAATAGGTGAAGTTGGTTTACGACTTTAGTTTAGTAGCTGGTGAGATGGCATTGTTTAAGATTTATATTTGAAAGTGAGTGAGAACAGCTAACCCCGCAAAGGCGGGGTTAAGACAAATGATGATGCATTCTTTAATCAAAAAAACTTATAAGTTGCCATTACAGAGAATGTTACACCCATTCGATAAGAATAAAACAACTCATCCTCACCAGTAACCTGATTTGTCTGATAAACTCTAAATCTGGTATCCATTATATTTTTTGCAGCTGCTTTGAAATCCAAACGATCATCATGTTTAAAAGTGTAAACAATATCGGTTACACCAACTCCCTTTTCAATTGCATCGGGTGTTCCATTTGCACCAACGGCATAAATCCTATCACCAAAAAAGTTATAGTATAATCCAATAATCTGGGTTCTTGTTTTTGTGATAAAATAATCAAACTTTAGGTTATATACATACTCTGACTGACCTTGTAGAGGACGGGAGATGTTTGTTGGATCATATGCTGCCGATCGATTTAATGAATCAACCAATCCCGATTTAATAAGAACTAAATCTTCCCAAGGTAAGACTTGAACGTGAGATTTAATAAAAAACAAATTTGATTCAAAACGGAAACGATCAAGAAACTCTTTTCTAAAATCGATTTCAACTCCTCGAATTTGCGCATTTTTAGCATTTGTATAAGTAAAGTTAGCTGAAATACTACCAGCAACTGGTTGACCGATCATTTCTATTGGATTGGACATTTCTTTGAAAAATCCGCCAATACCAACAAAATCTGTATTATTAATATAATATTCATAACGAATATCATAGTTATGTATATAAGTTCTTCTGAGGTTAGGATTTCCGAAAATTCGATCCGCTCCAAAATATGGAGTAAATCCAAATGGTGATAACTCTCTTAGATCTGGCCGTGTCACCGTTTGGGTATAACCGAGTCTTAGATTCATATCCTTATGGAAATCCCAAACAAAATTCATTGAAGGTAATGTATCTCTTTTTCTAAGTTCTCCGATACCATTATTTGTTTGATTACATACATTTGATCTAACTAATGCAACCCGAACATCTTCATTATCTACCGTACAACCATAATCAACATTCGCTAAAGAACTGCTGTCCCGAGTACGGAAAGTTCTTACTTTTTGATAAGAATCTTCCATTCTAACCCCACCAACAAATCGAAATTTATTGATAATAGGCATATCGAATTGTGTAAATGTTGCTTGTAACTTTTGCATTGCATCAAAAGCATTTGGTTCAATTTGACGTTCTGCGAAAGTTTTATTTGCTAATGGATTTGAGGTAGAAGAAATATAATCAGTCGGGACGAAAGTAATTTCACCGGGTACGGGCCAATAATCATTTGGTGATCGGATACCGACGTTACTTTTACTACCATATTCTTTAAAAGTAAAATCTTTAAATCGTTCAAGTGCCATTCCGCCAAATTTAAAATCTGATTTTAAACCGTTCCACTGTTCAAACGGAATGGTATATTTTAAATTCGCCTGCCTAACGATATCTCTAGATTCAGAATAAAAACGAGAGCCGTCCGGATTATTTAGCAACCGAAAATATCCATCTGTAACTGCAGAATTTTGTTGCCTTCGCCAAACTTGCTGAGTTAAATTCGGTTCATCACGATTTGCTTGAGCATATGCAAGATTCCATTCTAACTTATGTGGTCTAGCCATTGAACCAAATTGCAGAGCATGATCACCACCCAATACAGTGTTAAATAATGCTCTAGAGGTGAAAGTGTTTGTATTTGAAAGAAATTCAAAGTTATCAATATTATTTACACCCCTTGCTTCACGAACATTAGTGTCAGAAACTATCGTATAAAGAGTCTTTAAATATATCTGCTGGCCTTTCATGAATTCATATGCTAGGTTTAAGTTAGTTCCAAAGTTTGTTTCTTTATTATAAATTTTCGTATCTTGTTGTTGGATAGGATTAATGAAAGTTGTATCTTCTGTTCTCACACCTCCAAGGAAACTAGGCACATATCTTGTAGATTTTTCTTCGCGGTAGCGGTATTCTTCACTCTTAGTAATGCCAAAGAAAATTCCTAACCTTTGCCCAGAATCAGTTGTTTGAATCGTATTACCGACAACAAAATTAAAATTCTTATCATAGGAACCTTTTTTTTCGTCTGGAGTCCATTGTTGATTATAAGAAGCGGCTGTAATATTTACCAAATTTGGTGGTAAACCGCCAAACCTATTTCCTGGTTCAAAAACAAATTCATTAGGAAGTTTATTTACTAAATCTGGCCTTTGAGTTGATGAATTGGGTCGACCAAAGAAGTCAGCTGCATCAAATGTTTTAAATTGATACCCGGTCGTATTCATATTCCGACCGACACCGAGACCTAATGACATCGTAAGTTTATCAGGATATTCTTGGGTTTCAATCTTAACTAATCCACCAGAGAATTCTGCCGGATCTTCGGGTGCAAATGTCTTCATTACCCGAATATTTTTTATCATGCTTGCAGGAAACAAATCAAGTGGAACCACACGTTTATCAGGTTCAGTTGAAGGAATCAAAACTTCATTCAACAATGTATTGGAATATCTTTCTCCAAGTCCTCGAACAAATACATATTTTCCGCCAATAAGCGTAATACCGGTAACACGTTTTACAACATCTCCAGCGCTTGCGTCGGGACTTTTTTTAATAGCCTCTTGAGAAATACCATCTGAAACAGTACCGGTTTTCCTCTGTAAAGCTAATAGCGCAGATTCAGTGTTGTTTTGTGCTCGATCCTTTACTTCTATTGTCTCAAGAACTTGCGCACCAAAAGTGACGTTAACATTTTGTGTTTTGCCAGAAACCACTGTAATGGTTCTTTTTTGTGGACCATATCCATACATTTGGTATTCTACATCATAAGTGCCGGGAGGTAAATCCAAATAGTATTTACCGTCAAAATCGGTTTTAGCGAATTTCTTTTCGGACCTGACTACTATTGTAGCTCCAAATACAGCTTCTCCATTCTCTGAATCAATTATCGTTCCCTTAACTGTGCCAGTTGTCTGAGCCATTAGTGAGCTAGAAATAAAAAATGTAAGAATAATTAAAGTTTGCGCTAGTTTCTTCATAAAAGTATGCCTGTTGTCAGATTTCCTATCTACTAGAAGCAGTAAATTATATCGAAACGAAACGCGTTACATTCAGTTTAAATTTATGTTACAAATTTGTAATAATCAAGGAGCAACGACAGCTACTTTGAATTTGCCATTTTGTTCTATTACAGATTTGATTTGAGTAATCTCTATAGGAGATCCCTTTTTAATTATTTCAATTCTACCAACTTTATAGATCGTTAAGTTTCCATAGGGTCGCGAACTTTTCCAAATGATTTTCATGGATTTTAAGTCGGAAAGTTGCAATCTATGTTCTCGCAATCGCTTGATTCCCAATTCCTCTAAACGGTTAAAAGTAAACTTATAATCCTCTAATGGAGTTACATCTAAGGCTGTATTCTCTCCGTAAATATTTGGAAAAAAAATTAAATCCTTTTCCTTGTCATTAAGTATTGATTTGAAATTTATTATTTCTAACCTAGCGCCAACTAATTCATTCATAAAACTGATAATCGCTTCTTCTTTGGTTTTATAACCGAAGATATGATGATTTTCAGATTTCCTTTTAGTTAAAACTTCTTTTGATTGCCTCAATTTTTGTTGAATTTCAGCGGAGGATTCAGGTTTAGTAGATATTTTATCTTTGCAATTGACTAACGATAAAGAAAGAATTAACAGAAAAAAATAGATTAATTTCATAAAAAAAGCTCCAGTATTACTACTGGAGCTTTAATAAGATGATCAATTCAAGCAAAAATTATCTTGCTCTGTAAACTGTCCAACCATCCCACCATTTTCCTTGGGAAACAGGACCACCACCTAATGTTGCATAGGCTGCAGAAGATGTAAAGTCTGGTTTTGTCCCACCGATACCACATTCAGAAATATTTCCCGCATCAACAATCGGACTTGCCGTAAGTTCAGCTGAAGCAGTAAGTGCGACGCATTGGCCGCCAAGTGTTACGTTTTTTCCCGTTTGAACTTTAAAATTTGCATTAGATCCAATTGGGTTTGTATTTCCAGCAGTCCCTGCGTTGTTAATACAATTAATATTCGTTGCAAGATAGCCAAAAACTAAACCGTTGGAAAAAGTTCCTCGCATGCCTTCTCTGAATCGCATACCTTCACCGGCAGTGATCGATTGACCAAGAGTAGTAAAATTGGAAACGGTTGGATTTGTTAAACCTGTTCCACCAGAACCGTTTGTATCACTTCCGTCCATCTCAAATCCATGTGGATCTGTAGATACTGTTCCACCACAAGAGTTAGGATATTTTACGCCAATTAGATACGAGAGCGTTCCACCGAATCCCTCATCCATATCAAAATCGTCATCCATGCCACCGGTGACTAACAAATATTGTCCACCAACATTTCCACCCCACCATTCGAAACCGTCATCCAATCCTCGATGGATTTGAATGTGATCATAAGAGCTTGTTGAAGATTTGACTGCATAACTTGATATACCATTTAGTTCGTTACCAGGTGCTACTTCATTTCCGACGAATTCTACAACCACATATGATAAATTAGCTACGCCATCTTGTGTTCCGGGATACGTTTTGGGAGTCGTGCCTTCTGTTGTTGAAGTTCTTGTAGAAGTACCATTCCCAACGATCACTATTCCACCCCAATCCCCAGGTGCTCTCGCACCAACAGAAGATGCAGAAGTAAAACAAATTGGCAGCGCCGCAGTTCCCCTGGCAGTTAATGTTCCATTTTCGTATACGAAAAGCGACGAACCGCGTTCCGCAAAAATCACTGATTTAGGCAGAACTGTCAACGATCCACCACCTGTAATGTTTACAGTTCCACGAAGCAAAGCAGATCCACTTACAGTTACTGCACCGTTGATCGTTCCTTCCAACACTTGCGTTGGGGTTGGAACACCAATACCATCACATAAATCAGAACCTGCAACTGAGGCTGAACTTGCAAGCGCAAGTAGGCCAAGTAAAGTAGAAGAATCACCATCCTTCTTGCCGGGACAATTCACCGTAGTGAGTCCCATCATCGCGATGATAGCCAACACCAGGCCTCTATTAATAAATTTTTTCATTTTAAATCCTCTTTCGAATTATTCGAATTTGTTTGGCTAGCGGGTCTTCCCGGAAGGGATTCGTAAAAAATTTCCCTCTAGCTATTGATAATTATGTTCTTTATTTGTTACAAGGAAATGACAAGCTGGTGAAGGTTGTATGAAGGTTTGGTTAAAGGAGTATTAACGATGGACTCGTTGCAAAATTTTCACCAGGTTACTTTTGATTCTACGGATCTGGTCAGAGGTTAGTTGGAGATCCCCCTTTTCAGCTTTTTCGATGACAAGTTCCGCTTTGGTAACAAAGGTCATGGCTTCCTCATCGATTGTTTCTTTCCTTTTTTGTTTTTCTCGGTAGGCATCTAAGGCCTTTTGTACATCCAAAAGTTCCTTAGAAATCCCACCGATTGCAATGTTGAGTTCAACTATATTTTCATCCATGGAAGATTGATTAAAGATATGATAAATTATTTATCTTCGTTATCTCCATTTTTATTGGTAAAGGACATCGATAAATTTCTTTTTTGCGTCCAGATGTTCTTTAAATGTCGCAGAAAAATAATGAGAACCGTCAGGTTTTAAAAGAAAAAATAACTTATCTGATTTCATTGGTTTAAAAGATGCTTCTAATGCTGGTAAGCCGGGATTAGAAATAGGTCCTGGCGGCCATCCGCCATTGATATATGTATTGTATGGCGATACAATTTTTAGATCCGATTCAAAGAGTCTTTTTTTCGGTTTATCAAATAAATATTGGATGGTGGCACATGATTCCAAATTAATATTTTTTTCAATGCGAGTGAGAAAAACACCGGCCATCATGGGTCTTTCTTCTTTTCTGACAGCTTCCCTTTCCACAATCGACGCAAGAACCACACGAAAATGAAGGTCTGCTGGTTTGATATCCTTGGCTTCTGGAATGGATTCTAATTTTTTATAGAATCGTTTGATCATCATCTCTGTGATTCTTTCCAAAGGATAATTCAAAGGTACCGAATAGGTTTCTGGAAATAAATAACCTTCTAATGTTTTTGCTGGTATATTGTATTTTGTAAGTAACGCGGGGCTTTGGGCCACTTTTAAAAAATCTTCTCGGGAAATTGCAAGTTTTTTTGAAACCAATAAATCTCCAATCTGACGATTGTTATATCCTTCAGGAACGGTAAAGTTTACAAGTTTTACTTTTCCAGAGATGATGACGTCTAAAATTTTACGTGAACTCATACCATCATTTATATCATAAACACCTTGTTTGATTTTATTTCCGGCTCTTGAGAACTTCATTAGATAGTTGAAATACACTGAGGATTTAATCATTCCGGCAGCAGCTAACTCGCGCACTACACTTGAAGATGGTTCCCCTGAATCGATAATGAGTTCGTATTTATTTTGACCATCGCCAACGGCTCCCCCTTTGATTTCGTCGACAACGAAAAAACCAATTAAGACCAAAACCAGCAGTAAGGAAACACCAAGTCCTGATAGAATCAGGTATTTTTTAAGTTTCAAGTTCATTCCATCCCCATTCTCTTTGTTATATCGACAATTACCAAATCTTTTTTAGGGTCTAACGACCGGTTCCATTTCTAAATGAATGGAAAATTTTTCAAATACAGTCCTTCTAACCGATTCCGCCATTTCCAAAAGTGCGGATGTTGTTCCGGTTATATTAATTAGACCTAAACAATGGTTTTCTGAGATGCCGACTCCCCCTGGATATTTGGTGCCTTTTTGAATTCCAGAGTTTTCAATCAGCCAAGCTGCCGAGAGTTTTTTGTACCCAGGTGATTCTGGATACATGGGAGGATTTTCAAAACCAAGTTTTTTGGCGATTTTTAGGAAATCGTTGGCTTGGGTTTCCGTTAAAATGGGATTGGTAAAAAAAGATCCCGCAGAACGAGTGTTTGAATCATTTTCATCCAACACCATTGATTTTTTCTTTCTCAATTGGATAACAATATCCCTAACAGCTTCCATATGAAAAATTCGTAGCTCAGAATCAGATATCTCTTTTGAATATTTTTTTAAATTATAATTTTCCCAAGCATTTTTTACTTCAGGGTAACGCAAACAAGGAGATGCCAATTTAGATAATTGGAATATAACCGATACGATAATGTAATCTTTATAAATTCCAGATTTAAATTCACTATTTCGATAACGAAACTTACATTCTTCGTTTGAAATTGTTATGATTTCACCAGAAGCATTCATACATTCCACTTTTAAAATGGATTCATTTACTTCTTGGCCGTATGCTCCAATATTTTGAATCGGGGATGCACCTACAGAACCAGGAATTCCGGAAAGACATTCAATTCC
The sequence above is drawn from the Leptospira sp. WS4.C2 genome and encodes:
- a CDS encoding TonB-dependent receptor, translating into MKKLAQTLIILTFFISSSLMAQTTGTVKGTIIDSENGEAVFGATIVVRSEKKFAKTDFDGKYYLDLPPGTYDVEYQMYGYGPQKRTITVVSGKTQNVNVTFGAQVLETIEVKDRAQNNTESALLALQRKTGTVSDGISQEAIKKSPDASAGDVVKRVTGITLIGGKYVFVRGLGERYSNTLLNEVLIPSTEPDKRVVPLDLFPASMIKNIRVMKTFAPEDPAEFSGGLVKIETQEYPDKLTMSLGLGVGRNMNTTGYQFKTFDAADFFGRPNSSTQRPDLVNKLPNEFVFEPGNRFGGLPPNLVNITAASYNQQWTPDEKKGSYDKNFNFVVGNTIQTTDSGQRLGIFFGITKSEEYRYREEKSTRYVPSFLGGVRTEDTTFINPIQQQDTKIYNKETNFGTNLNLAYEFMKGQQIYLKTLYTIVSDTNVREARGVNNIDNFEFLSNTNTFTSRALFNTVLGGDHALQFGSMARPHKLEWNLAYAQANRDEPNLTQQVWRRQQNSAVTDGYFRLLNNPDGSRFYSESRDIVRQANLKYTIPFEQWNGLKSDFKFGGMALERFKDFTFKEYGSKSNVGIRSPNDYWPVPGEITFVPTDYISSTSNPLANKTFAERQIEPNAFDAMQKLQATFTQFDMPIINKFRFVGGVRMEDSYQKVRTFRTRDSSSLANVDYGCTVDNEDVRVALVRSNVCNQTNNGIGELRKRDTLPSMNFVWDFHKDMNLRLGYTQTVTRPDLRELSPFGFTPYFGADRIFGNPNLRRTYIHNYDIRYEYYINNTDFVGIGGFFKEMSNPIEMIGQPVAGSISANFTYTNAKNAQIRGVEIDFRKEFLDRFRFESNLFFIKSHVQVLPWEDLVLIKSGLVDSLNRSAAYDPTNISRPLQGQSEYVYNLKFDYFITKTRTQIIGLYYNFFGDRIYAVGANGTPDAIEKGVGVTDIVYTFKHDDRLDFKAAAKNIMDTRFRVYQTNQVTGEDELFYSYRMGVTFSVMATYKFF
- the mltG gene encoding endolytic transglycosylase MltG; protein product: MKLKKYLILSGLGVSLLLVLVLIGFFVVDEIKGGAVGDGQNKYELIIDSGEPSSSVVRELAAAGMIKSSVYFNYLMKFSRAGNKIKQGVYDINDGMSSRKILDVIISGKVKLVNFTVPEGYNNRQIGDLLVSKKLAISREDFLKVAQSPALLTKYNIPAKTLEGYLFPETYSVPLNYPLERITEMMIKRFYKKLESIPEAKDIKPADLHFRVVLASIVEREAVRKEERPMMAGVFLTRIEKNINLESCATIQYLFDKPKKRLFESDLKIVSPYNTYINGGWPPGPISNPGLPALEASFKPMKSDKLFFLLKPDGSHYFSATFKEHLDAKKKFIDVLYQ
- a CDS encoding UDP-N-acetylmuramate dehydrogenase, translated to MFVQNNIPLAPLTTLRLGGQAKYFISIKTREDLTNALEFCKKENQTFFILGGGSNTIFLDSGFPGVVLQMQIPGIRCLDANETHTIFQVGAGVPWDNFVEYTVKQGLAGIECLSGIPGSVGASPIQNIGAYGQEVNESILKVECMNASGEIITISNEECKFRYRNSEFKSGIYKDYIIVSVIFQLSKLASPCLRYPEVKNAWENYNLKKYSKEISDSELRIFHMEAVRDIVIQLRKKKSMVLDENDSNTRSAGSFFTNPILTETQANDFLKIAKKLGFENPPMYPESPGYKKLSAAWLIENSGIQKGTKYPGGVGISENHCLGLINITGTTSALLEMAESVRRTVFEKFSIHLEMEPVVRP